A portion of the Segatella copri DSM 18205 genome contains these proteins:
- a CDS encoding SusC/RagA family TonB-linked outer membrane protein: MRKKTMFLGLLGAGLMWMPASAILAAQMNSAAMSVQQNQGIKGTVVDATGETLIGASVKVAGTTNGAVTDIDGNFTLNCKPGVTLEVSYIGYKTMTVKAANGMKITMQEDGKALNEVVVTALGIKRDRKALGYGLEEVKGEELTKAKETNVINSLSGKVAGLVVQNTAGGASGSTRVLLRGNTEMSGNNQPLYVVDGVPLDNTNFGSAGEAGGYDLGDGISAINPDDIETMTVLKGPAASALYGSRASHGVILITTKKAEKDKVAVEYNGSFTIDTQLAKWNDIQEVYGMGYGGKLPTSSTSGTNSSWGPKADDFVYKYFDGQEHAFMMYPNNASDFFRTGLTAQNSAILSVNSGKTGMRFSFTDMRNKDILPNTNMSRDNFNLRVNTSAGPVDFDFTANYTREDVKNRPALGDSQSNVGKNLMTLAGTYNQVWLKNYEDADGNYQNWNGNDQYNKNPYWDLYKNSNTSKKDVFRLTGKAIWNIDKHLKLQGTIGTDITNMNFEDFIAKTTPGTPAGKLTDQIFNNRTLNAELLALYNNSWGDFDVNATAGGNIFKVNNKTITNTGLNQQMNGIKNIMNYQEQNTRESMYKKQISSLYASASIGYKHTYYLEGTIRGDKSSTLPTSNNTYVYPSVSGSLVFSEFIKNKKIINYGKVRASWAKVGSDTDPYQLALNYSTGKYSYAGYTIGMISNATQPNKDLKPTMTGSYELGLEMKFFNGRLGLDATYYNQNSKDQILSLASTTTSGYSYRLVNAGEIQNKGIEIALNGRLLQIKDFGWDMGVNFSKNTNKVKSLVDGMDYFELAKATWCGVSVGAEVGENYGAIRGKDFKRTADGQVIINPTSGLPEVDQTVKTIGNSSWDWTGGFYTTFSYKNFRLSASFDVKVGADIYSMSMNSAYKTGKAKQTLAGRDEWYASEEAREAAGMTDEQWRAAGNAKGFVAPGVIDNGDGTYRPNDIAVNPETYWKAIANNVQSAFVYDNSYVKCREITFGYTFPESLLGKWVKGLNVSFVARNPFIVWKNIPNIDPDSSYNTSGLGLEYGSLPSRKSYGINVNVKF; this comes from the coding sequence ATGAGAAAGAAAACTATGTTTCTCGGCCTGCTTGGTGCAGGTTTGATGTGGATGCCTGCTTCTGCCATTCTCGCTGCCCAGATGAACAGTGCAGCGATGAGCGTTCAGCAGAACCAAGGCATCAAGGGTACAGTGGTGGATGCCACTGGCGAAACCTTGATTGGCGCTAGCGTGAAGGTGGCTGGTACAACCAACGGTGCCGTTACCGATATAGATGGTAACTTTACGTTGAACTGCAAGCCTGGAGTAACGCTCGAAGTGAGCTACATCGGTTACAAGACGATGACCGTGAAAGCTGCTAATGGCATGAAAATCACGATGCAAGAGGATGGTAAGGCCTTGAATGAGGTCGTTGTTACCGCCCTTGGTATCAAGCGCGACCGCAAGGCTTTGGGCTATGGCTTGGAGGAGGTTAAAGGTGAGGAACTTACCAAGGCGAAGGAAACCAACGTCATCAACTCTCTTTCAGGTAAGGTGGCTGGTCTCGTTGTGCAGAACACCGCTGGCGGTGCTTCTGGTTCTACCCGCGTGCTTCTTCGTGGTAATACAGAAATGTCAGGCAATAACCAGCCTCTCTACGTGGTGGATGGTGTGCCTTTGGATAATACCAACTTTGGCAGTGCTGGTGAAGCTGGTGGTTATGACCTCGGTGATGGTATCTCTGCCATCAATCCTGACGACATCGAGACGATGACCGTATTGAAAGGTCCTGCTGCCTCTGCCCTCTATGGTAGCCGTGCTTCCCACGGTGTTATCTTGATTACGACCAAGAAGGCGGAGAAGGATAAGGTGGCTGTAGAATATAATGGCTCTTTCACCATCGATACCCAGTTGGCTAAGTGGAACGACATCCAGGAAGTGTATGGTATGGGATATGGTGGCAAGTTGCCTACTTCTAGTACTTCTGGAACCAACTCCAGTTGGGGACCTAAGGCGGATGACTTTGTTTATAAGTATTTTGATGGTCAGGAGCATGCTTTCATGATGTATCCTAATAATGCCTCTGATTTCTTCCGCACTGGTTTGACCGCTCAGAACTCAGCCATCCTCTCTGTTAACTCTGGTAAGACTGGTATGCGTTTCTCTTTCACAGATATGCGCAACAAGGACATTCTGCCTAACACCAACATGAGTCGTGACAACTTCAACCTGCGTGTCAACACATCAGCTGGTCCTGTGGATTTCGACTTCACTGCCAACTATACCCGTGAGGATGTAAAGAACCGTCCTGCCTTGGGTGATTCTCAGAGCAATGTAGGTAAGAACCTCATGACTTTGGCTGGTACATACAACCAGGTATGGCTCAAGAACTATGAGGATGCCGATGGCAACTACCAGAACTGGAATGGTAACGACCAGTATAACAAGAACCCATATTGGGATCTCTATAAGAACAGCAATACATCTAAGAAGGATGTGTTCCGCTTGACAGGTAAAGCTATCTGGAACATCGACAAGCACTTGAAGTTGCAGGGTACCATCGGTACCGACATCACCAATATGAACTTCGAGGACTTCATCGCCAAGACCACTCCTGGTACACCTGCAGGAAAGCTTACCGACCAAATCTTCAATAACCGCACACTGAATGCGGAGCTCCTCGCCCTCTACAACAATTCATGGGGCGACTTCGATGTCAATGCCACAGCTGGTGGTAACATCTTCAAGGTGAACAACAAGACCATCACCAACACCGGTCTCAACCAGCAGATGAATGGCATCAAGAACATCATGAACTATCAGGAGCAGAACACTCGTGAGAGCATGTACAAGAAGCAGATTAGCTCTCTCTATGCCAGCGCAAGCATCGGCTACAAGCATACTTACTATCTGGAGGGAACCATCCGTGGCGATAAGTCATCTACGCTCCCTACCAGCAATAATACATACGTTTACCCATCTGTATCAGGTAGCTTGGTATTCTCTGAGTTCATCAAGAACAAGAAGATTATCAACTATGGTAAGGTACGTGCATCTTGGGCTAAGGTAGGTAGCGATACCGACCCTTATCAGCTTGCACTCAACTACTCCACAGGCAAGTACAGCTATGCTGGCTATACCATCGGTATGATTAGCAATGCTACCCAGCCAAACAAGGACTTGAAGCCAACCATGACAGGCTCTTATGAGTTGGGTTTGGAGATGAAGTTCTTCAATGGTCGCTTGGGCTTGGATGCCACCTATTATAATCAGAACTCCAAGGACCAGATCTTGAGCCTTGCCTCTACCACTACTTCTGGCTACTCTTACCGCTTGGTAAATGCCGGTGAGATTCAGAATAAGGGTATCGAGATTGCCCTCAATGGTCGTCTGCTCCAGATCAAGGACTTCGGTTGGGACATGGGTGTCAACTTCTCCAAGAATACCAACAAGGTGAAGTCGCTTGTAGATGGCATGGACTATTTCGAGTTGGCTAAAGCTACCTGGTGCGGCGTATCTGTAGGTGCCGAGGTAGGAGAGAATTATGGTGCTATCCGTGGTAAGGACTTCAAGCGCACTGCTGATGGACAGGTGATTATCAATCCAACAAGCGGTTTGCCAGAGGTTGACCAAACAGTGAAGACCATCGGTAACTCTTCTTGGGATTGGACAGGTGGTTTCTATACCACATTCTCTTACAAGAACTTCCGACTCTCTGCATCCTTCGATGTGAAGGTGGGTGCCGACATCTATTCTATGTCTATGAACTCTGCTTATAAGACTGGTAAGGCAAAGCAGACCTTGGCTGGTCGTGATGAGTGGTATGCTTCTGAGGAAGCTCGTGAGGCTGCTGGTATGACAGATGAGCAGTGGCGTGCTGCTGGCAATGCCAAGGGCTTTGTGGCTCCAGGTGTCATCGACAATGGTGATGGAACTTATCGTCCAAACGATATCGCAGTCAACCCAGAGACTTATTGGAAGGCTATTGCCAACAATGTGCAGAGTGCCTTTGTATATGACAACTCTTACGTGAAGTGTCGTGAGATTACCTTCGGTTATACTTTCCCTGAGAGTTTGTTGGGCAAGTGGGTCAAGGGCTTGAATGTTTCCTTCGTGGCACGTAACCCATTCATTGTTTGGAAGAACATTCCTAACATCGACCCAGACTCAAGTTATAATACTTCTGGACTCGGTTTGGAGTATGGTTCTTTGCCATCTCGCAAGAGCTATGGTATCAACGTGAATGTGAAGTTCTAA
- a CDS encoding SusD/RagB family nutrient-binding outer membrane lipoprotein → MNNIIKKYIGKGGFAMAMLLMATGGVMTSCSDDMMERTNTDKTKVNQLDPNAQLTTSLLQTYGDFSLMDTYRNYITGFTQHFAGGWNVTNYAGAVHHEDDIARRIWDRYYEVAIKNLVDAIHKSEDKANLNAALRIHRVYLLSVLADTYGDIPASEAGLGYISGISNPKYDTVEDLYGWFFTELDACEQQLGTGTDHISGDVTSMGGDVAKWKKYANSLRMRYAMRISDVNPSKGQEEFEKAMNHADGYIASAADDAYIKYADSPYTYYDGANDYDFRTNALGEILYGQDPSSPTFVSSTLFYQLQNTGDPRLYRICRHYYNIKRSQVKPDKEQNIDLTDEVLAYFQRNNIGEEPCNTGSAWYENWMNVADAAEFPTLAKLAEQDANSYDNSDYRARLMRPCLNIDFEMPSCPGILITSAEVDFLLAEAKTKGWNVSGDAESHYEAGVRASMEMLNNYYLTSNKISEDEINAFIANNQLGENPKQTINTQAWILHMMNPSEAWANMRRSDYPALLDRSRLATFPGDGFVYDDPNMSMPTRLRYPELEGQYNSVNYKAAIERMGGTDDWHKKLWWDKSDVNVQGDFNPPYGKGYIK, encoded by the coding sequence ATGAACAATATAATCAAGAAATATATAGGCAAAGGCGGTTTCGCCATGGCTATGCTGTTGATGGCTACTGGCGGTGTGATGACTTCTTGCTCAGACGATATGATGGAGCGCACCAACACCGATAAGACCAAGGTGAACCAGCTGGACCCTAATGCGCAGTTGACAACATCTTTGTTGCAGACTTATGGTGACTTTAGTTTGATGGATACCTATCGTAACTATATCACTGGTTTCACTCAGCATTTTGCTGGTGGTTGGAATGTGACCAATTACGCAGGTGCCGTACATCATGAGGATGATATTGCCCGCCGTATCTGGGACCGTTATTATGAGGTGGCTATCAAGAATCTCGTAGATGCCATCCACAAATCTGAGGACAAGGCTAACCTGAATGCTGCCCTCCGCATCCATCGTGTCTATCTACTTTCTGTATTGGCAGATACTTATGGTGACATTCCTGCTTCAGAGGCAGGTTTGGGTTACATCTCAGGTATTTCCAATCCTAAGTATGATACCGTAGAGGACTTGTATGGTTGGTTCTTCACCGAGTTGGATGCTTGCGAGCAACAGTTGGGTACTGGTACCGACCATATCTCTGGCGATGTTACCAGCATGGGTGGTGATGTGGCTAAATGGAAAAAATATGCCAACTCTCTGCGTATGCGTTATGCGATGCGTATCTCTGATGTAAATCCAAGCAAGGGCCAGGAAGAGTTTGAGAAGGCGATGAACCATGCCGATGGCTATATTGCATCAGCTGCTGACGATGCTTATATCAAGTATGCTGATTCACCTTATACCTATTATGATGGTGCCAACGACTACGACTTCCGTACCAATGCCTTGGGCGAGATTCTCTATGGTCAGGATCCATCGTCGCCAACTTTCGTCAGCTCGACATTGTTCTATCAGTTGCAGAATACAGGCGACCCTCGTCTCTATCGCATCTGTCGTCACTACTACAATATCAAGCGTAGCCAGGTGAAGCCTGACAAGGAGCAGAACATCGACCTTACCGATGAGGTGTTGGCTTATTTCCAGCGCAACAATATCGGTGAGGAACCATGTAATACAGGTTCGGCGTGGTATGAGAACTGGATGAATGTAGCTGATGCTGCTGAGTTCCCTACCTTGGCAAAACTTGCTGAGCAGGATGCCAACAGTTATGACAACTCCGACTATCGTGCCCGCTTGATGCGTCCTTGCTTGAACATCGATTTCGAGATGCCTTCATGCCCTGGTATCCTCATCACTTCTGCCGAGGTGGATTTCCTTTTGGCTGAGGCTAAGACCAAGGGATGGAACGTAAGCGGTGATGCCGAGAGCCATTACGAGGCTGGTGTGCGTGCTTCCATGGAGATGCTCAACAATTATTATCTTACATCCAATAAGATTTCTGAGGATGAAATCAATGCGTTTATCGCCAACAATCAGTTGGGCGAAAATCCAAAGCAAACCATCAACACACAGGCTTGGATTCTCCACATGATGAACCCATCTGAGGCTTGGGCGAACATGCGTCGCTCCGACTATCCTGCCTTGTTGGATCGCAGTCGTTTGGCGACATTCCCTGGTGATGGTTTCGTATATGACGACCCTAATATGTCAATGCCTACTCGCTTGCGCTATCCTGAGTTGGAAGGTCAGTACAACAGTGTGAACTATAAGGCTGCCATCGAGCGCATGGGTGGTACTGATGACTGGCACAAGAAGTTGTGGTGGGATAAGTCGGATGTCAACGTACAGGGCGACTTCAATCCTCCTTACGGCAAGGGCTACATTAAGTAA